The following proteins are encoded in a genomic region of Shinella zoogloeoides:
- the gabD gene encoding NADP-dependent succinate-semialdehyde dehydrogenase, which yields MSLKDPSLLRQAALVGTRWIEADASGIAVKNPATGELVGHVPKLGAKETKEAIDAAAEAQKAWAARTAKERSAVLRKWFDLMIENKDDLGRILTMEQGKPLAEATGEIVYGASFVEWFAEEARRVYGDIMPGHQKDKRILVMKQPIGVVAAITPWNFPNAMITRKAGPAFAAGCAMVLKPASQTPFSAIALAILAERAGLPAGLFSVITGSAREIGAEMTANPTIRKLTFTGSTEIGAELYKQCAPTIKKLGLELGGNAPFIVFDDADLDAAVEGALIAKFRNNGQTCVCANRLYVQDAVYDAFSEKLAAAVGRLKTGNGFDEGVVLGPLIDNAALEKVEEHVADAVKKGGRVVQGGKRHALGGTFYEATVLADVTPDMAVAREETFGPVAPLFRFTDEDDVIAQANDTEFGLASYFYAKDLSRVFRVAEALEYGMVGVNTGLISTAEAPFGGVKLSGLGREGSKYGIEEFTEMKYVCLGGIG from the coding sequence ATGAGCCTCAAAGACCCGAGCCTGCTTCGCCAGGCAGCCCTTGTCGGCACGCGCTGGATCGAAGCGGATGCGAGCGGCATCGCGGTGAAGAATCCGGCGACGGGCGAGCTCGTCGGCCATGTGCCGAAGCTCGGCGCCAAGGAGACGAAGGAAGCGATCGACGCGGCGGCAGAGGCCCAGAAGGCCTGGGCCGCCCGCACCGCCAAGGAACGCTCGGCCGTGCTGCGCAAGTGGTTCGACCTGATGATCGAGAACAAGGACGATCTCGGCCGCATCCTGACGATGGAGCAGGGCAAGCCGCTCGCCGAAGCCACCGGCGAGATCGTCTATGGCGCCAGCTTCGTCGAATGGTTCGCCGAGGAGGCCCGCCGCGTCTATGGCGACATCATGCCCGGCCACCAGAAGGACAAGCGCATCCTCGTGATGAAGCAGCCGATCGGTGTCGTCGCGGCGATCACGCCCTGGAACTTCCCCAACGCCATGATCACCCGCAAGGCCGGCCCCGCCTTTGCCGCCGGCTGCGCCATGGTGCTGAAGCCCGCCTCGCAGACGCCCTTCTCGGCGATCGCCCTTGCGATCCTTGCCGAGCGCGCCGGCCTTCCCGCCGGCCTCTTCTCCGTCATCACCGGCTCGGCGCGCGAGATCGGCGCCGAGATGACCGCCAACCCGACCATCCGCAAGCTCACCTTCACCGGCTCGACGGAAATCGGCGCCGAGCTCTACAAGCAGTGCGCGCCGACCATCAAGAAGCTCGGCCTGGAGCTCGGCGGCAACGCGCCTTTCATCGTCTTCGACGACGCCGATCTCGATGCGGCGGTCGAAGGCGCGCTGATCGCCAAGTTCCGCAACAACGGCCAGACCTGCGTGTGCGCTAACCGGCTCTATGTGCAGGACGCCGTCTATGACGCCTTCTCCGAAAAGCTCGCTGCCGCCGTCGGCAGGCTGAAGACCGGCAACGGCTTCGACGAGGGCGTGGTGCTCGGTCCGCTGATCGACAATGCCGCGCTGGAAAAGGTCGAGGAACATGTCGCCGACGCCGTGAAGAAAGGCGGCCGGGTCGTGCAGGGCGGCAAGCGCCATGCGCTCGGCGGCACCTTCTACGAGGCGACCGTCCTTGCCGACGTGACGCCGGACATGGCGGTTGCGCGCGAAGAGACCTTCGGCCCCGTCGCCCCGCTCTTCCGCTTCACGGACGAGGACGATGTCATCGCGCAGGCCAACGACACGGAATTCGGCCTCGCCTCTTATTTCTACGCCAAGGACCTGTCGCGCGTCTTCCGCGTCGCCGAGGCGCTGGAATACGGCATGGTCGGCGTCAATACCGGCCTCATCTCGACGGCGGAGGCGCCGTTCGGCGGCGTCAAGCTCTCCGGCCTCGGCCGCGAGGGCTCGAAATACGGCATCGAGGAGTTCACCGAGATGAAATATGTCTGCCTCGGCGGCATCGGCTGA
- a CDS encoding RbsD/FucU family protein, which yields MLKGIHPLLGPDLLHAIRTMGHGDDIVIADANFPSSFLGPKVIRADGVDAVAITEAILAHMPLDTFVPEAAWRMEVVGDPGAVPEVCATFQSLVNRLAGDFTVHAVERFAFYEMAKKAAYIVATTEFRLYGNIILKKGVVHPHEVYRV from the coding sequence ATGTTGAAAGGCATTCACCCGCTGCTCGGTCCCGATCTCCTGCATGCCATCCGCACGATGGGCCACGGAGACGACATCGTCATCGCGGACGCCAATTTCCCTTCCAGCTTTCTCGGCCCGAAGGTCATCCGGGCCGACGGCGTCGATGCGGTGGCGATCACCGAGGCCATTCTGGCGCATATGCCGCTCGACACCTTCGTACCGGAGGCCGCCTGGCGCATGGAGGTGGTGGGCGATCCGGGCGCGGTGCCGGAGGTCTGCGCGACCTTCCAGAGCCTCGTGAACCGCCTCGCCGGCGATTTCACGGTGCACGCCGTCGAGCGCTTCGCCTTCTACGAGATGGCGAAGAAGGCGGCCTATATCGTCGCCACCACGGAATTCCGCCTTTACGGCAATATCATCCTGAAGAAGGGTGTCGTGCATCCGCATGAGGTCTACCGGGTCTAA
- a CDS encoding HpcH/HpaI aldolase/citrate lyase family protein, whose protein sequence is MAAPKNAFKAALREGRFQLGLWAALGSPYAAEILSTSGYDWLLIDGEHGPNDMPMISAQIGALRHSPTHAMVRPPMGEAWLLKQLLDQGAQTFLIPMVESAEQAKALVRALRYPPHGIRGVGAGLGRASDFNRTPDYLATANDEICLIVQVESRAGFAAIDDIAAVEGVDGVFIGPSDLAADMGLLGDPGAPEVLATIGKIFERTKAHGKARGIMTVSLQQAEVYRDLGADFMAIGTDVNCLVSAVETLRRTFLGETVTEKRGGGY, encoded by the coding sequence GTGGCAGCACCGAAAAACGCCTTCAAGGCCGCGCTTCGCGAAGGCCGGTTCCAGCTTGGCCTGTGGGCGGCGCTCGGCAGTCCCTATGCGGCGGAGATCCTTTCCACCAGCGGCTACGACTGGCTGCTGATCGACGGCGAGCACGGCCCGAACGACATGCCGATGATCAGCGCGCAGATCGGCGCGCTGCGCCATTCGCCGACCCATGCCATGGTACGCCCGCCGATGGGCGAGGCCTGGCTGCTCAAGCAGCTCCTCGACCAGGGCGCCCAGACCTTCCTCATCCCCATGGTCGAATCGGCCGAGCAGGCCAAGGCGCTGGTGCGCGCCCTGCGCTATCCGCCGCACGGCATCCGCGGCGTCGGCGCCGGCCTCGGCCGCGCCAGCGATTTCAACCGCACGCCCGATTATCTGGCGACGGCCAATGACGAGATCTGCCTGATCGTGCAGGTGGAAAGCCGCGCGGGCTTTGCCGCCATCGACGATATCGCCGCGGTCGAAGGGGTCGATGGCGTCTTCATCGGTCCTTCCGACCTTGCCGCGGATATGGGCCTCCTCGGCGATCCCGGCGCGCCGGAAGTGCTGGCGACGATCGGCAAGATCTTCGAGCGCACCAAGGCCCATGGCAAGGCGCGCGGCATCATGACGGTCTCGCTCCAGCAGGCGGAGGTCTACCGGGATCTCGGCGCGGACTTCATGGCGATCGGCACCGACGTCAATTGCCTCGTCTCGGCCGTCGAGACCCTACGCCGCACGTTCCTCGGCGAGACCGTGACGGAAAAGCGCGGCGGCGGTTACTGA
- the gyrB gene encoding DNA topoisomerase (ATP-hydrolyzing) subunit B has protein sequence MTDTPETENGPAEYGADSIKVLKGLDAVRKRPGMYIGDTDDGSGLHHMVYEVVDNAIDEALAGHADIVTVTLNADGSVTVTDNGRGIPTDIHKEEGVSAAEVIMTQLHAGGKFDQNSYKVSGGLHGVGVSVVNALSVSLKLKIRRSGKIHEMSFTHGVADGPLKVTGEAGDETGTEVTFLPSPQTFSNIEFNYSTLEHRLRELAFLNSGVRILLTDRRHSDVKQDELMYEGGLEAFVIYLDRAKKPLVDKPIAIRGEKDGITVEVAMWWNDSYHENVLCFTNNIPQRDGGTHMAGFRGALTRQVVSYAEGSGIMKKEKVTLTGDDCREGLTAVLSVKVPDPKFSSQTKDKLVSSEVRPVVESLVNEALSIWMEEHPTDAKTLIGKVVEAAAAREAARKARELTRRKGALDISSLPGKLADCSERDPAKSELFLVEGDSAGGSAKQGRSRENQAILPLRGKILNVERARFDKMLSSQEIGTLITALGTSIGKDEFNADKLRYHKIIIMTDADVDGAHIRTLLLTFFFRQMPELIERGHLYIAQPPLYKVARGKSGQYLKNEKALEDYLIGSGLDDAALELSSGEVRAGQDILELIQDALRLRALLDGLHSRYNRAIVEQAAIAGALNLELSHDRDAYAAKAQDVARRLDLIAEETERGWEGSVASDGGLRFERMVRGVKEFAHLDMALIGSSDARHIDQLSARLKETYMVPPVLRRKDGQVEISGPRALLDAIFAAGRKGLSMQRYKGLGEMNAEQLWETTLDPNVRSLLQVKVNDATDADGLFARLMGDEVEPRRDFIQENALSVANLDI, from the coding sequence ATGACTGACACACCCGAGACCGAAAACGGCCCGGCCGAGTATGGCGCAGATTCGATCAAGGTCCTCAAGGGACTCGATGCCGTGCGCAAGCGCCCGGGCATGTATATCGGCGACACCGACGACGGCTCGGGCCTGCATCACATGGTCTACGAGGTGGTCGACAACGCCATCGACGAGGCGCTGGCCGGCCATGCCGACATCGTGACGGTGACGCTCAACGCGGACGGCTCGGTGACGGTGACGGACAACGGCCGCGGCATCCCGACCGACATCCACAAGGAAGAGGGCGTCTCGGCGGCCGAGGTCATCATGACCCAGCTCCATGCCGGCGGCAAATTCGACCAGAACTCCTACAAGGTTTCCGGCGGTCTGCATGGCGTGGGCGTTTCCGTGGTGAACGCGCTTTCCGTCTCGCTGAAGCTGAAGATCCGCCGCTCCGGCAAGATCCACGAGATGAGCTTCACCCATGGCGTTGCCGACGGCCCGCTGAAGGTAACGGGCGAGGCCGGCGACGAGACGGGCACGGAAGTCACCTTCCTGCCGTCGCCCCAGACCTTCTCGAACATCGAGTTCAACTATTCGACGCTGGAACACCGCCTGCGCGAGCTCGCCTTCCTCAATTCCGGCGTGCGCATTCTCCTCACCGACCGCCGCCATTCGGACGTCAAACAGGACGAGCTGATGTACGAGGGCGGCCTCGAAGCCTTCGTCATCTATCTCGACCGCGCCAAGAAGCCGCTGGTCGACAAGCCGATTGCCATCAGGGGCGAGAAGGACGGCATCACCGTCGAAGTCGCCATGTGGTGGAACGACAGCTACCACGAGAACGTGCTCTGCTTCACCAACAACATCCCGCAGCGCGACGGCGGCACGCATATGGCCGGCTTCCGCGGCGCGCTGACCCGCCAGGTCGTCTCCTATGCCGAAGGCTCCGGCATCATGAAGAAGGAGAAGGTCACGCTGACGGGCGATGACTGCCGCGAGGGCCTGACCGCCGTTCTCTCCGTGAAGGTGCCGGATCCGAAATTCTCCTCGCAGACCAAGGACAAGCTGGTTTCCTCGGAAGTCCGCCCGGTCGTTGAAAGCCTCGTCAACGAGGCGCTGAGCATCTGGATGGAAGAGCATCCGACCGATGCGAAGACGCTGATCGGCAAGGTGGTCGAGGCCGCCGCCGCCCGCGAAGCCGCCCGCAAGGCGCGCGAGCTGACGCGGCGCAAGGGTGCGCTCGACATCTCGTCGCTGCCCGGCAAGCTCGCCGACTGCTCCGAGCGCGATCCGGCGAAGTCCGAGCTCTTCCTCGTCGAGGGCGATTCGGCCGGCGGCTCCGCCAAGCAGGGCCGTTCGCGCGAGAACCAGGCCATCCTCCCGCTGCGCGGCAAGATCCTCAACGTCGAGCGCGCGCGCTTCGACAAGATGCTGTCGAGCCAGGAAATCGGCACGCTGATCACCGCGCTCGGCACCTCCATCGGCAAGGACGAGTTCAACGCCGACAAGCTGCGCTACCACAAGATCATCATCATGACGGACGCCGACGTCGACGGCGCCCATATCCGCACCCTGCTGCTCACCTTCTTCTTCCGCCAGATGCCGGAGCTGATCGAGCGCGGCCATCTCTATATCGCCCAGCCGCCGCTCTATAAGGTGGCGCGCGGCAAGTCCGGCCAGTACCTGAAGAACGAAAAGGCGCTGGAGGATTACCTGATCGGCTCCGGTCTCGACGACGCGGCGCTGGAGCTTTCCTCCGGCGAAGTGCGCGCCGGCCAGGATATCCTGGAACTCATCCAGGACGCGCTGCGCCTGCGCGCGCTGCTCGACGGCCTGCATTCGCGCTACAACCGTGCCATCGTCGAACAGGCGGCGATCGCCGGTGCACTGAACCTCGAGCTCAGCCATGACCGCGATGCCTATGCCGCGAAGGCTCAGGATGTCGCCCGCCGTCTCGACCTCATCGCCGAGGAGACGGAACGCGGCTGGGAAGGCTCCGTCGCCTCCGACGGGGGCCTGCGCTTCGAGCGCATGGTGCGTGGCGTCAAGGAATTCGCCCATCTCGACATGGCGCTGATCGGCTCGTCCGACGCGCGTCATATCGACCAGCTCTCGGCCCGCCTGAAGGAGACCTACATGGTGCCGCCGGTGCTGCGCCGAAAGGACGGGCAGGTCGAGATTTCCGGCCCGCGCGCCCTGCTCGACGCGATCTTCGCCGCCGGCCGCAAGGGCCTTTCCATGCAGCGCTACAAGGGCCTCGGCGAGATGAACGCCGAGCAGCTCTGGGAAACGACGCTCGATCCGAACGTCCGCTCGCTGCTGCAGGTGAAGGTCAACGATGCGACCGATGCCGACGGCCTCTTCGCCCGCCTGATGGGCGACGAGGTAGAGCCGCGGCGCGACTTCATCCAGGAAAACGCCCTCAGCGTCGCCAATCTCGACATCTGA
- a CDS encoding nitroreductase family protein: MTHSTGRTADHAIDPVFLDRWSPRAFTGETMPHETLLSLFEAARWAPSAANGQPWRFIYGHRGSAAFDAIYSTLDEGNRRWADKASVLVVIVSQTHRKGADGEMRPAYTHAFDTGAAWAYLALQATHAGYHAHGMGGIDRAKAMEVLGIPEGFRVEAAVAIGRIAPKETLPDDLMKREVPSTRKPVAEFVSEGRFTG, translated from the coding sequence ATGACCCATTCCACCGGCCGCACCGCGGACCATGCCATCGACCCCGTCTTCCTCGACCGCTGGTCGCCCCGCGCCTTCACCGGCGAGACCATGCCGCACGAGACGCTGCTTTCGCTGTTCGAGGCGGCGCGCTGGGCACCGTCGGCCGCCAACGGCCAGCCCTGGCGCTTCATCTACGGCCACCGCGGCAGCGCGGCCTTCGACGCGATCTACAGCACGCTGGACGAAGGCAACCGGCGCTGGGCGGACAAGGCCTCTGTGCTTGTGGTCATCGTCTCGCAGACCCACCGCAAGGGCGCCGACGGCGAGATGCGCCCGGCCTATACCCACGCCTTCGACACCGGCGCGGCCTGGGCCTATCTCGCCCTGCAGGCGACCCATGCCGGCTACCATGCCCACGGCATGGGCGGCATCGACCGCGCGAAGGCGATGGAAGTTCTCGGCATTCCCGAGGGCTTCCGCGTCGAGGCGGCTGTCGCCATCGGCAGGATCGCGCCGAAGGAGACGCTGCCGGACGACCTGATGAAACGCGAAGTGCCGAGCACGCGCAAGCCGGTGGCGGAATTCGTCTCGGAAGGTCGGTTCACGGGCTGA
- a CDS encoding aldo/keto reductase, with protein sequence MQTRTIGRTDLAVTEFGFGTAPLGGLYRACPRDVAMATLETAWQEGLRYYDTAPWYGFGLAERYVGDFLRDKPKGSYVLSTKVGRVMQPAEGDALPNYGFVDPLPFGARYDYSYDGIMRCLELSYTRLGLNRIDILYVHDIGVYTHGAERNAIYLHQLLDSGLKALSELKSSGTIKAFGLGVNEVPVCLDILREADLDCILLAGRYTLLDRSAVEELLPLCGKKGTSLVVGGVFNSGILATGPVEGAHFDYMPATPEVAEKVGAMMGIAAERGVPLAAAALQFPLRHPAIASVLLGTAKPESLRRNMALARMDLPKDIYPAFEPHTLVAPELGLEPVRE encoded by the coding sequence ATGCAGACGCGGACCATCGGCAGGACGGATCTTGCCGTGACCGAATTCGGTTTCGGCACGGCGCCGCTCGGCGGGCTCTACCGGGCCTGCCCGCGCGACGTCGCGATGGCGACGCTGGAAACCGCCTGGCAGGAAGGCCTGCGCTACTACGACACCGCCCCTTGGTACGGCTTCGGCCTTGCGGAGCGCTATGTCGGCGATTTCCTGCGCGACAAGCCGAAGGGAAGCTATGTGCTGTCGACGAAGGTCGGCCGCGTCATGCAGCCGGCCGAGGGCGACGCGCTGCCGAATTACGGCTTCGTCGATCCGCTGCCCTTCGGCGCACGCTACGATTACAGCTATGACGGCATCATGCGCTGCCTCGAGCTGAGCTATACCCGGCTCGGCCTCAACCGGATCGACATCCTCTATGTGCACGATATCGGCGTCTATACGCATGGCGCGGAGCGCAATGCGATCTATCTGCACCAGCTCCTCGATTCCGGCCTCAAGGCGCTCTCCGAGCTGAAATCCTCCGGCACCATCAAGGCCTTCGGCCTCGGCGTGAACGAGGTGCCCGTCTGCCTCGATATCCTGCGCGAGGCCGATCTCGACTGCATTCTGCTTGCCGGCCGCTACACGCTGCTCGACCGCTCCGCCGTGGAGGAGCTTCTGCCGCTCTGCGGGAAGAAGGGGACCTCGCTGGTGGTCGGCGGCGTCTTCAATTCAGGCATCCTGGCGACGGGCCCGGTCGAGGGCGCGCATTTCGACTATATGCCGGCGACGCCGGAGGTTGCGGAAAAGGTCGGCGCGATGATGGGGATCGCCGCGGAACGCGGCGTGCCGCTCGCGGCAGCAGCCCTGCAGTTTCCGCTGCGCCACCCCGCTATCGCCTCGGTCCTGCTCGGCACCGCGAAGCCGGAAAGCCTGCGCCGTAACATGGCGCTGGCGCGCATGGACCTGCCGAAGGATATTTACCCGGCTTTCGAGCCTCATACGCTGGTGGCGCCCGAGCTGGGGCTCGAGCCCGTCCGCGAATAG